The following is a genomic window from Pseudomonadota bacterium.
GCGACAGTCGCCACGGGAATGCGCGGCCCTCGAAACCCACCGTCAAGGTTATACCCTGGAGCTGCCCGTAGAGGCCTTTTCCGCCCTACGCCGGTCTCCCGAGGAGTTCGGACGGGAGATGCGGTTGGCAGCGGCGATCCACTGGTACACTAGGCAAGACATCTCGATGGAGAAGGCCGCAACGATTGCTGGGCTCAA
Proteins encoded in this region:
- a CDS encoding UPF0175 family protein — its product is MELPVEAFSALRRSPEEFGREMRLAAAIHWYTRQDISMEKAATIAGLNRRDFILELAARKVDVFKLE